One window of Bacteroides sp. AN502(2024) genomic DNA carries:
- a CDS encoding sulfatase, whose product MNKPINLLVGGLTLFAAQGCKAPKQASQQAEHPNIIYVFPDQYRNQAMGFWSQDGFRDKVNFEGDPVHTPNLDAFARESMVLSSAQSNCPLSSPHRGMLLTGMYPNKSGVPLNCNSTRPISSLREDAECIGDVFSKAGYDCAYFGKLHADFPTPNDPEHPGQYVEEKRPVWDAYTPKERRHGFNYWYAYGTFDEHKNPHYWDTDGKRHDPKEWSPLHESGKVISYLKNDGNVRDTRKPFFIMVGMNPPHSPYRSLNDCEEQDFNLYKDQPLDSLLIRPNVDLKMKKAESARYYFASVTGVDRAFGQILTTLKELGLDKNTIVIFASDHGETMCSQRTDDPKNSPYSESMNIPFLVRFPGKIQPRVDDLLLSAPDIMPTVLGLCGLGDSIPAEVQGRNFAPLFFDEKAEIVRPTGALYIQNVDGDKDENGLVQTYFPSSRGIKTAQYTLAFYIDRDTKQLKKSLLFDDVKDPYQLHNLPLEENKEIVAQLCGEMGAMLKEIDDPWYTERILSDWISY is encoded by the coding sequence ATGAATAAACCTATTAACCTCCTTGTAGGAGGCTTGACGCTGTTTGCCGCGCAAGGTTGCAAGGCTCCGAAGCAAGCGTCCCAACAAGCGGAACATCCTAATATAATCTATGTATTTCCCGATCAATACCGTAATCAGGCGATGGGCTTCTGGAGTCAGGACGGGTTTCGGGATAAAGTAAACTTTGAAGGAGATCCGGTGCATACTCCTAATCTGGACGCTTTTGCACGTGAATCCATGGTCTTGTCGTCTGCACAGAGTAACTGTCCGTTGAGTAGCCCTCACCGTGGAATGTTACTGACCGGTATGTATCCGAACAAAAGCGGTGTACCATTGAATTGTAACTCCACACGTCCGATCAGTTCCTTACGAGAGGATGCGGAATGTATCGGTGATGTATTCAGCAAAGCAGGCTACGACTGTGCTTATTTTGGCAAGCTTCATGCTGACTTCCCGACTCCGAATGATCCCGAACATCCGGGACAGTATGTGGAAGAAAAACGTCCGGTATGGGATGCCTATACACCGAAAGAACGTCGGCACGGATTTAACTACTGGTATGCTTACGGTACATTTGATGAACACAAGAACCCGCATTATTGGGATACGGATGGTAAGAGACACGATCCGAAGGAATGGTCGCCTTTGCACGAATCGGGTAAAGTCATTTCTTATCTGAAAAATGACGGTAATGTACGTGATACCCGGAAACCTTTCTTTATAATGGTGGGTATGAATCCTCCCCACAGTCCATACCGCTCTTTGAATGACTGTGAAGAGCAGGATTTCAATCTTTATAAAGACCAGCCTCTGGATAGTCTGTTGATTCGTCCGAATGTCGATTTGAAGATGAAGAAAGCAGAATCCGCACGTTATTATTTCGCTTCCGTAACCGGAGTGGACCGTGCTTTCGGACAGATTTTGACGACATTGAAAGAACTGGGATTGGATAAGAATACAATCGTAATCTTTGCTTCCGATCATGGGGAGACGATGTGTAGCCAGCGTACGGACGATCCGAAGAATTCCCCTTATTCGGAATCCATGAATATTCCGTTCCTGGTTCGTTTCCCCGGTAAGATTCAGCCGAGGGTGGATGATTTATTGCTCTCGGCTCCTGATATTATGCCTACGGTACTTGGCTTGTGCGGACTGGGCGATTCTATTCCGGCAGAAGTGCAGGGACGTAATTTCGCTCCTCTTTTCTTCGATGAAAAGGCTGAAATTGTCCGGCCTACAGGTGCACTGTATATTCAGAATGTCGATGGTGATAAAGATGAAAATGGATTGGTGCAGACTTATTTCCCTTCCTCAAGAGGCATCAAAACGGCTCAGTATACATTGGCTTTCTATATCGACCGCGATACGAAGCAATTGAAGAAAAGCCTCTTATTCGATGATGTAAAAGATCCCTATCAATTGCATAACCTGCCTTTGGAAGAAAATAAGGAGATCGTGGCACAACTTTGCGGTGAAATGGGAGCTATGCTGAAGGAGATTGACGATCCTTGGTATACAGAAAGGATTTTATCGGATTGGATTTCCTATTAA
- a CDS encoding glycoside hydrolase family 88 protein has translation MKTILSALGLSLLIFTSCGGQKKAEVDFIQDNIDNAVAQNTIQTDIIEKSGKILNPRTINKDGSISYIPIDDWCSGFFPGSMWLTYNLTGDQKWLALAEKYTEALDSVKYLKWHHDVGFMIGCSYLNGYRFANKTAYKDVIIETAKSLSTRFRPNAGVIQSWDADRGWQGTRGWKCPVIIDNMMNLELLFEATALSGDSTFYHIAVKHADTTMAHHFRPDNSCYHVVDYDPETGEVRKKQTAQGYADESAWARGQAWALYGYTTCYRYTKDQKYLDQAQKVYNFIFNHKNLPEDLVPYWDYDAPNIPNEPRDASAAACTASALYELDGYLPGNHCKETADKIMESLGSPAYRAKVGTNGHFILMHSVGSIPHGQEIDVPLNYADYYFLEGLMRKKNWENHE, from the coding sequence ATGAAAACAATTCTTAGCGCATTAGGGCTTTCTCTTCTAATCTTTACGAGTTGCGGTGGACAAAAAAAGGCTGAAGTAGATTTTATTCAGGACAACATCGACAACGCAGTTGCACAAAACACGATTCAAACGGATATCATTGAGAAATCTGGTAAAATCCTGAATCCGAGAACCATCAACAAAGACGGTAGTATATCCTATATACCGATCGATGACTGGTGTTCCGGTTTCTTCCCCGGCAGTATGTGGCTGACATATAACTTGACCGGAGATCAGAAATGGTTGGCATTGGCCGAAAAATACACGGAGGCTCTCGATTCGGTAAAATATCTGAAATGGCATCATGACGTAGGTTTTATGATCGGTTGCAGTTATCTGAACGGATATCGTTTTGCAAACAAGACTGCATATAAAGATGTGATTATTGAAACCGCCAAGTCGCTATCTACCCGTTTTCGTCCGAATGCAGGCGTTATCCAGTCATGGGATGCTGATAGAGGCTGGCAGGGAACACGTGGCTGGAAATGTCCGGTGATTATTGATAATATGATGAATCTCGAACTTCTGTTTGAAGCAACGGCTCTTTCCGGAGATTCTACCTTCTATCACATTGCAGTGAAACATGCCGATACAACGATGGCTCACCATTTCCGTCCTGACAATAGCTGCTATCATGTGGTAGATTATGATCCGGAGACAGGAGAAGTACGTAAGAAACAAACGGCACAGGGATATGCCGACGAATCCGCTTGGGCGCGTGGACAGGCTTGGGCTCTCTACGGGTATACTACCTGCTATCGTTATACGAAAGATCAGAAATACCTCGATCAGGCACAAAAGGTCTATAACTTCATATTTAATCATAAGAACTTGCCGGAGGACCTCGTTCCCTACTGGGATTACGATGCTCCGAATATTCCGAACGAACCGCGCGATGCTTCTGCAGCAGCTTGTACGGCCTCAGCTCTTTACGAACTGGATGGCTATCTGCCGGGCAACCATTGCAAGGAGACTGCTGATAAGATTATGGAAAGTTTAGGCTCGCCGGCTTATCGTGCAAAGGTTGGAACAAACGGCCACTTTATCCTGATGCATTCGGTTGGCAGCATTCCCCATGGTCAGGAAATTGACGTTCCTCTGAACTATGCTGACTATTACTTCCTGGAAGGACTCATGCGTAAAAAAAACTGGGAAAATCATGAATAA
- a CDS encoding DUF3108 domain-containing protein, with translation MKTRRKRIGNEIGRTAVVSVRCNFIIGLVTLLMGAFALPASAQCEVKNDAFQSGEHVMYDLYFNWKFVWVRAGLASLTTNATTYHSQPAYRINLLALGSKRADFFFKMRDTLTCVIGEKLEPRYFRKGAEEGKRYTVDEAWFSYKDGLCLVNQKRTYRDGACDESEASDSRCIYDMLSILAQARSYDPADYKEGDKIKFPMATGRKVEEQTLIYRGKKNVKAENGVTYRCLVFSLVEYDKKGKEKEVITFFVTDDLNHLPIRLDLFLNFGSAKAFLNNVTGNRHPLTSIVK, from the coding sequence ATGAAGACAAGAAGAAAAAGGATCGGGAACGAGATAGGCAGAACCGCCGTCGTTAGCGTTCGATGCAATTTTATAATCGGATTAGTGACCTTGTTGATGGGAGCTTTCGCCCTCCCCGCCAGTGCCCAATGTGAAGTGAAGAATGATGCGTTTCAATCCGGTGAACACGTAATGTATGATTTATACTTTAACTGGAAGTTTGTCTGGGTGAGAGCCGGACTTGCCAGTTTGACGACGAACGCGACTACTTATCATTCACAACCGGCCTACCGGATTAACCTGCTTGCCTTGGGCAGTAAACGGGCGGACTTCTTTTTCAAGATGCGCGATACACTGACTTGTGTGATTGGAGAAAAACTGGAGCCGCGCTATTTCCGTAAAGGTGCCGAAGAGGGAAAACGTTATACGGTCGATGAGGCTTGGTTCTCTTATAAGGACGGGCTTTGTCTGGTCAATCAGAAGCGTACTTATCGGGATGGGGCGTGTGATGAATCTGAAGCTAGCGATAGCCGCTGTATATATGACATGTTGAGTATTCTGGCGCAGGCACGTTCTTATGATCCGGCAGATTATAAGGAGGGAGATAAGATCAAGTTTCCCATGGCTACAGGCCGTAAAGTGGAAGAACAGACGCTTATTTATCGCGGTAAAAAAAATGTAAAGGCAGAAAATGGAGTGACTTACCGTTGCCTGGTTTTCTCGTTGGTTGAATATGATAAGAAAGGAAAGGAAAAGGAGGTGATTACTTTCTTTGTGACGGACGATTTGAATCATCTTCCTATTCGTCTGGATTTGTTCCTGAATTTCGGTTCGGCAAAAGCATTCCTGAATAATGTGACGGGTAATCGGCATCCGCTGACTTCCATCGTTAAATAG
- a CDS encoding Ig-like domain-containing protein, which translates to MLQFENQKIKQIVRKVLPVVTLGVMLYSCASIGRPDGGPYDETPPRFIGSTPAAGALNNKRTKVSLLFDEFIKLEKATEKVVISPPQIQQPEIKASGKRIQVNLLDSLKPNTTYTIDFSDAIVDNNEGNPLGNFAFTFSTGTQIDTMEVAGTVLDASNLEPIKGILVGLHSNLNDSAFNKLPFERVARTDSRGRFSIRGIAPGKYRIYGLMDADQNFAFNQKSEVIAFHDSLIIPRMEERVRMDTAWVDSLTYDTIVEKKYMHYLPDDIILRAFKEFNYSQYLIKSERLVPHKFTFYFAGKADTLPVLKGLNFDEKDAFVIEKNQRNDTIHYWVKDSLLFKQDTLAMSLTYLYTDTLNQLVPRTDTLHLVSKQKYKKEEPDKDKDKKKKKKKKGEEDEPEPTKFLSVNVGASSSMDVYGSISLSFEEPIARFDTAAIHLRQKVDTLWKDIPFEFEQDSVNLKRFNLYYDWEPALEYEFEVDSTAFHGIYGLFTDKIKQGFKVRSLEEYARITFVVTGAESNAFVELLDAQDKVVRRRRVEEGGYVDFYFLNPGKYSARLINDRNGNGEWDIGNFEKGVQPEEVYYYNQIVEPKANWDLEQRWNIHAISLDKQKLDELKKQKPDEDKKKKDRERDRQNRRR; encoded by the coding sequence ATGTTACAATTTGAGAATCAAAAGATAAAGCAAATAGTTCGCAAGGTGCTTCCGGTAGTAACGCTGGGAGTTATGTTATATTCTTGTGCCAGTATCGGCCGGCCGGATGGAGGTCCTTATGATGAGACGCCACCCCGTTTTATCGGTAGTACTCCTGCTGCAGGTGCTCTGAATAATAAAAGGACGAAAGTTTCTTTGCTGTTTGATGAGTTTATCAAGCTGGAGAAAGCGACGGAAAAGGTGGTCATTTCCCCACCTCAGATACAGCAACCGGAAATCAAGGCTTCCGGCAAGAGGATACAGGTGAACCTGCTCGACTCTTTGAAACCGAATACTACTTACACGATTGATTTCTCGGATGCCATTGTCGATAATAATGAGGGTAATCCGTTAGGAAATTTTGCATTTACGTTCTCTACCGGTACACAGATCGATACGATGGAAGTAGCGGGAACAGTACTTGATGCTTCTAATTTGGAACCTATCAAAGGCATCCTGGTCGGACTACATTCCAACCTGAATGATTCGGCTTTCAACAAATTGCCTTTCGAACGTGTGGCACGCACGGATAGCCGTGGACGTTTCTCTATCCGGGGGATAGCTCCCGGTAAGTATCGTATCTACGGTTTGATGGATGCCGACCAGAATTTTGCTTTTAATCAGAAGAGCGAGGTGATTGCTTTTCATGATTCGCTGATTATCCCTCGTATGGAAGAACGTGTCCGCATGGATACGGCTTGGGTGGACTCGTTGACCTACGACACGATTGTTGAAAAGAAATATATGCATTATTTGCCGGATGATATCATCCTCCGTGCCTTTAAGGAGTTCAACTATTCGCAATACCTGATCAAGTCGGAAAGACTGGTTCCTCATAAGTTTACTTTTTATTTTGCCGGTAAGGCGGACACTTTGCCTGTGTTGAAAGGCTTGAACTTCGATGAAAAGGATGCTTTTGTCATCGAAAAGAATCAGCGGAACGATACCATTCATTATTGGGTAAAGGACTCTCTGCTCTTTAAGCAGGATACGCTGGCTATGAGTCTGACTTATCTTTATACGGATACGTTGAATCAGTTGGTACCGCGTACAGATACGCTTCATCTCGTTTCGAAACAGAAATATAAGAAAGAGGAACCGGATAAGGATAAGGACAAAAAGAAAAAGAAGAAAAAGAAAGGGGAGGAGGATGAACCCGAACCGACGAAATTCTTGTCGGTAAATGTGGGGGCTTCTTCGTCGATGGATGTATATGGCTCTATTTCTTTGAGTTTTGAAGAACCGATAGCCCGTTTCGATACGGCGGCCATCCATCTGCGGCAAAAGGTGGATACGCTTTGGAAAGATATACCATTTGAATTTGAACAGGACTCCGTGAATCTGAAGAGGTTTAATCTGTATTATGATTGGGAGCCGGCGTTGGAATATGAATTTGAGGTAGACTCGACTGCCTTCCATGGTATATACGGGTTGTTTACCGATAAAATAAAACAAGGCTTCAAGGTGCGTAGCTTGGAAGAGTATGCCAGAATCACATTTGTGGTGACGGGAGCGGAGTCTAATGCTTTTGTCGAACTGCTGGATGCGCAGGATAAAGTGGTACGTCGGAGAAGAGTGGAAGAAGGAGGCTATGTCGACTTTTATTTCTTAAATCCGGGTAAATACTCTGCCCGGTTGATTAACGACCGGAATGGAAACGGTGAATGGGATATCGGCAATTTTGAAAAAGGGGTGCAGCCCGAAGAAGTGTATTATTATAATCAGATCGTAGAGCCGAAAGCCAACTGGGATTTAGAACAACGTTGGAATATCCATGCCATTTCGTTGGACAAGCAAAAGCTGGATGAACTTAAAAAACAAAAACCGGATGAAGACAAGAAGAAAAAGGATCGGGAACGAGATAGGCAGAACCGCCGTCGTTAG
- a CDS encoding DNA-binding protein produces MSLHYDLYETPDIQQTGEQQPLHPRVVFKGTINQEEFLDRVHKFTGISRSLLAGAMQSFQNELRDLLAGGWVVELGDIGYFSVSLQGPPVMKKEEVHAQSIKLKNINFRPGTQFKKEVGWQMRPERGESFTRPHGKGRSEEECLTIIDEHLKKYPCITRADYCRLTGHDKQRALGELNAFIKQGVLIRYGAGKLIVYAKKTK; encoded by the coding sequence ATGAGCCTACATTACGACCTCTACGAAACACCTGATATCCAACAAACAGGTGAACAACAGCCCCTCCACCCCCGCGTGGTTTTCAAGGGTACCATCAACCAGGAAGAATTCCTGGACCGTGTACACAAATTCACCGGAATAAGCCGCAGTTTATTGGCAGGTGCCATGCAGTCTTTCCAAAACGAACTAAGGGATTTACTTGCCGGCGGATGGGTTGTGGAGCTGGGAGACATCGGTTACTTTTCTGTTTCCCTGCAAGGACCACCCGTCATGAAGAAAGAGGAAGTACATGCGCAATCTATCAAATTAAAGAATATCAATTTCCGACCGGGTACTCAATTTAAGAAGGAAGTGGGCTGGCAAATGAGACCGGAACGTGGAGAATCTTTCACCCGTCCTCATGGAAAAGGACGCAGTGAAGAAGAATGCCTGACCATAATCGATGAGCATCTCAAAAAATATCCCTGCATAACTCGTGCCGATTATTGCCGATTGACAGGGCATGACAAACAGCGGGCACTCGGAGAGCTGAATGCTTTTATCAAACAAGGAGTGCTGATTCGTTACGGAGCGGGCAAACTGATAGTGTATGCAAAGAAAACAAAATGA